From Pyrenophora tritici-repentis strain M4 chromosome 1, whole genome shotgun sequence, the proteins below share one genomic window:
- a CDS encoding F-box-LRR repeat containing protein 2 — protein sequence MEPLSIDSVVVDHSEMQPTPGTPPSEAIMIEQPKMKGRQRLLMGLQRMSSSQSLAGLGRPRAHSLRSGGKASMSCVSLASPGSPYGHSFGSSYSSELSNGFSTAPTSVANSPPGTPFWDERTRLRMKTPEYSSSVPLPSARRPFTRDGIEAESDYFSRPVQKGQKRANFNFWEDMPTEIRMQILRYLEPKQVVRCSRVSKSWHAMCFDGQLWSDLDTNKFYRDISADALVKIIISAGPFVKDLNLRGCVQLREHWGKNGFIESCQNLENFSLQGCRIDRTSIHCFLLQNTRLVHVNLSGLAGATNAAMKILGAHCPRVEVLNISWCNNIDNRGLSKVVEGCPKLRDIRAGEVRGWDDVELMTALFKRNTLERLDLKNCDSLNDEALAALIEGVDEEIDILTDRPIVPPRKLKHLNLTRCRSITDAGLKTLVDNVPFLEGLQVSKCGGLTDNSLISLLPTLPVLTHLDVEEIESLSNEVLKILAESPCVPHLKHLCISYCEHLGDAGMLPVLKACSRLASLEMDNTRVSDLVLAEAASGLRNRNRAARGLTLSERPEIGLRIEAYDCANVTWTGVREVLSRNAEITRPSSKSASKTPTYPREIIKLKCFHNWQPTVEEHTKRVLKGDFAAAARLERKWADWMMLNEEAGVGGAGARRRRRRAREAQLMHADEEEGGVAPGTGRRRRARSGPGGCTVM from the coding sequence ATGGAGCCACTCTCCATCGATTCCGTCGTTGTTGACCACAGCGAGATGCAGCCCACGCCGGGAACTCCTCCATCTGAAGCAATCATGATTGAGCAGCCCAAGATGAAGGGCAGGCAGCGTCTGTTGATGGGGCTTCAACGGATGAGCTCATCGCAGAGCCTCGCGGGACTGGGCAGACCTCGTGCACACAGCCTGAGGAGCGGTGGAAAGGCTTCCATGTCCTGCGTCTCGCTGGCATCGCCTGGGTCGCCATATGGTCACTCATTCGGTAGTTCATACTCGTCCGAGTTGTCCAATGGCTTCTCCACGGCCCCTACGTCTGTCGCCAATAGCCCCCCAGGCACTCCGTTTTGGGACGAAAGGACTCGCTTACGGATGAAGACACCCGAATACTCATCCTCTGTTCCTCTTCCGTCCGCGCGGCGGCCTTTTACTAGAGACGGCATCGAGGCTGAGAGCGACTACTTCTCCCGACCCGTCCAAAAGGGCCAGAAGCGCGCCAACTTCAACTTCTGGGAGGACATGCCGACCGAGATACGTATGCAAATCCTACGATATCTCGAGCCAAAGCAGGTTGTTCGCTGCTCGCGCGTTTCCAAGTCGTGGCACGCCATGTGCTTCGATGGCCAGCTATGGAGCGATCTTGATACCAACAAGTTCTACCGCGACATCTCGGCGGACGCTCTGGTCAAAATCATCATATCGGCAGGCCCGTTCGTCAAAGACTTGAACCTTAGAGGCTGCGTACAATTGAGAGAGCACTGGGGCAAGAATGGTTTCATTGAGTCTTGCCAGAATCTGGAAAACTTTTCGCTCCAGGGCTGTCGAATCGATCGGACGTCCATCCACTGCTTCCTGCTACAGAATACCCGGCTGGTTCACGTCAATCTGTCTGGCCTTGCAGGCGCAACCAATGCAGCGATGAAGATTCTCGGTGCACATTGTCCAAGGGTTGAGGTTTTGAACATTTCATGGTGCAACAACATCGATAACCGCGGACTTTCCAAGGTTGTTGAAGGCTGCCCGAAGCTTCGCGACATTAGAGCTGGCGAAGTACGAGGCTGGGACGACGTCGAGCTCATGACTGCACTCTTCAAGCGGAACACCTTGGAAAGACTTGATTTGAAGAACTGTGACAGCCTAAATGACGAAGCACTGGCGGCTCTCATTGAAGGTGTTGATGAAGAGATTGATATCCTCACTGACCGCCCGATCGTCCCACCTAGGAAGCTCAAGCACCTGAACCTCACACGTTGCCGCAGCATAACCGACGCCGGACTCAAGACTCTGGTAGACAACGTTCCGTTCCTAGAAGGCCTCCAAGTTTCAAAGTGCGGGGGCCTCACCGACAATTCTCTGATAAGCCTACTTCCCACTCTACCCGTTCTCACCCACCTGGATGTCGAGGAGATTGAGAGTTTGTCGAATGAGGTCTTGAAGATACTGGCTGAATCGCCTTGCGTACCTCACCTGAAACACCTCTGCATATCCTATTGTGAGCATCTCGGCGACGCAGGTATGCTACCTGTCCTCAAGGCATGCTCACGCCTTGCCTCTCTGGAGATGGACAACACGCGCGTCTCCGATCTCGTTCTCGCCGAGGCTGCATCTGGACTACGCAATCGCAACCGAGCTGCTCGCGGATTGACCCTTTCTGAGCGCCCTGAAATCGGTCTCCGCATCGAAGCCTATGATTGCGCCAATGTTACCTGGACCGGCGTCCGCGAGGTCCTCTCCCGAAACGCAGAGATTACCCGTCCATCATCCAAATCAGCATCCAAGACCCCTACGTATCCACGCGAAATCATCAAGCTCAAGTGCTTCCACAACTGGCAGCCGACTGTTGAAGAACATACCAAGCGGGTTCTGAAAGGAGAttttgctgctgctgctcgTTTGGAACGTAAGTGGGCTGATTGGATGATGCTCAACGAAGAGGCGGGCGTTGGTGGAGCGGGTGcgaggagaaggagaagaagagcaCGAGAGGCACAGCTTATGCATGCTGATGAAGAAGAGGGTGGTGTGGCGCCGGGTACCGGTCGTCGACGACGTGCTCGGAGTGGCCCTGGCGGTTGCACTGTCATGTGA